Part of the Sporosarcina sp. FSL K6-2383 genome is shown below.
ATGGCGTCAGGAACAATCGCTTCTCCGTACATTCGAACGGAGAAAGGATTTACTTGAAGACGCACCGCTTACCGACCATCAGCGCAAAATGCTTCAACAATTAAATCGTCAACAAAAATAAACAACCCGCCTTGCGTCAGCTTGCCCTTTGTGATATTATCTACTATGTACTTCTATAGGGAGTACATATTGACTGATGTTCCGCTGCAAAGGCAAGAGATGCATGAGCGTCTGTGGAGAAGGAGAGAAAAAATATGCAACAACTAATTGCAGACATTACAAAAGATCAGCTTCGTGCAGATCATCCATCATTCCGTGCGGGAGACACAGTTCGTTTGCACGTGAAAATTGTTGAGGGAACGCGTGAGCGTATCCAGCTATTTGAAGGTGTTGTCATTAAACGTCGTGGAGGCGGAATCAGTGAAACTTTCACAGTCCGTAAAATCTCTAACGGTGTAGGCGTTGAACGTACATTCCCTGTACACACACCAAAAATTACATTACTTGAAGTGATCCGTCGTGGTAAAGTCCGTCGTGCGAAATTGTACTACCTTCGCAGTCTACGTGGAAAAGCTGCACGTATCAAAGAACTTCGATAAAACAAAGATGCAGGAGGCCAACAAAACGGCCTCCTTTCTTTTTGCCTAGAAAATGAATAGACTGTACAATAAGGATAGAAGTATGCGGGAGGCTTTGTCGATGAATGAAGAGAAGAAGAAAAACGAAACATGGGAATGGACGA
Proteins encoded:
- the rplS gene encoding 50S ribosomal protein L19: MQQLIADITKDQLRADHPSFRAGDTVRLHVKIVEGTRERIQLFEGVVIKRRGGGISETFTVRKISNGVGVERTFPVHTPKITLLEVIRRGKVRRAKLYYLRSLRGKAARIKELR